In the Sulfitobacter pacificus genome, one interval contains:
- a CDS encoding helix-turn-helix transcriptional regulator, producing the protein MLGSSQTEILKTLLYAPEGVNIDGMSQRLGISRNATYQHVKTLERDGLIARHDVEKTKGRPGQTYRLTREGQATFTQSYSLIATLLIGAVKQDLGEGKLTALLENLGHSLAEGVKEDLASMPIADRVSRISEIMKSLGYETVLETDQETPETPPQIVAHHCIFHDVAEEHPEVCSMDLALLGSLSGCSVDHSECIVRGGGKCRFKFQTK; encoded by the coding sequence ATGCTTGGATCAAGTCAGACAGAAATTCTGAAAACGTTGCTTTATGCTCCGGAGGGAGTGAACATTGATGGAATGTCTCAGAGGTTGGGCATTTCGCGCAACGCCACATACCAGCATGTCAAAACGCTTGAGCGCGATGGTCTGATCGCGAGGCATGATGTTGAGAAAACAAAAGGCAGGCCCGGCCAGACGTATCGCCTGACCCGCGAAGGACAGGCGACCTTTACCCAATCATACTCGCTCATTGCAACGTTGCTGATAGGTGCCGTGAAGCAGGACCTCGGAGAAGGAAAGCTGACGGCACTGCTGGAGAATCTGGGCCACTCTCTGGCCGAAGGTGTGAAAGAGGATCTCGCGTCGATGCCCATCGCAGACAGGGTTTCCAGGATATCTGAAATTATGAAGTCTCTGGGGTATGAAACAGTCCTGGAAACTGATCAGGAAACGCCAGAAACTCCGCCACAGATCGTTGCGCACCATTGCATCTTTCATGATGTAGCTGAAGAGCATCCGGAGGTTTGCTCAATGGATCTCGCGCTCCTTGGTTCCCTGTCCGGATGCAGTGTTGATCATAGCGAGTGCATCGTTCGTGGCGGCGGAAAATGCAGATTTAAGTTTCAAACGAAATAA
- a CDS encoding LysE family translocator: MALSEIIAFAFVASLLVMSPGPNGVLIAKTVPTSGRAAGFANVAGFVTGFYLHGAMAILGLSIILVQSATAFAIVKYLGATYLCWIGVKALVSAWQGFETTGEETPGDRRRTWSKAYVEGLLTNALNPKVSMFYLAAFPQFITLGETTATASFMLVFIHSMINAIWFGAMVLLMSRLTSIARSGSFQRWLKGVTGVVFIGFGAKLATYKPNI, translated from the coding sequence ATGGCGTTGTCCGAAATCATCGCATTTGCATTTGTCGCAAGCCTGCTTGTGATGTCGCCCGGACCGAACGGGGTTTTGATCGCTAAGACCGTGCCGACATCTGGGCGAGCGGCAGGGTTTGCCAATGTTGCAGGGTTCGTCACTGGCTTTTACCTTCACGGCGCGATGGCGATACTTGGCCTCTCGATCATACTAGTCCAGTCGGCAACCGCGTTTGCCATCGTGAAATACCTTGGCGCGACCTATCTTTGTTGGATCGGTGTCAAAGCCCTTGTATCCGCTTGGCAAGGCTTTGAAACTACTGGCGAAGAGACGCCTGGCGACAGAAGGCGGACATGGTCGAAGGCATACGTTGAGGGTTTACTGACCAATGCGCTCAATCCGAAGGTGTCGATGTTTTATCTGGCTGCATTTCCGCAATTCATCACCCTAGGTGAGACGACCGCGACCGCCTCATTCATGTTGGTCTTCATCCATTCGATGATTAATGCGATTTGGTTCGGGGCGATGGTTCTTCTGATGTCTCGACTAACTTCGATCGCCAGAAGCGGTAGTTTTCAGCGGTGGCTAAAAGGCGTTACTGGCGT